The Henckelia pumila isolate YLH828 chromosome 2, ASM3356847v2, whole genome shotgun sequence genome includes a window with the following:
- the LOC140884407 gene encoding uncharacterized protein has product MKAHLAKLPLILKPFVLFLLLSLSVLALLSLQTPRHSLSTTAAAAEEELPSDLKIRPGYASYDAYLQRQLNKTLNPKLREIWTTRDWDRKVKVFSQFFDNMKQRGLISNGSKALSIGARVGQEVAALKRVGVNDSVGIDLVPSPPLVLKGDFHHQPFDDETFDFEFSNVFDHALYPRKFVGEIERTLKHGGICVLHVLLSRRADKYSANDLYSVKPLEKLFKQSELVEVRTIDGFGLDTEVVFKKK; this is encoded by the coding sequence ATGAAAGCACATCTCGCAAAGCTTCCCTTGATTCTCAAACCATTCGTCCTCTTCCTCCTTCTCTCCCTTTCCGTCTTAGCTCTCCTCTCGCTCCAAACCCCGCGTCACTCCTTGAGCACAACCGCCGCCGCCGCGGAAGAGGAATTGCCTTCCGATCTCAAGATCCGGCCCGGTTACGCCTCCTACGATGCGTACCTCCAGCGTCAGTTGAACAAGACCCTCAACCCCAAGCTCAGGGAGATATGGACCACCCGGGATTGGGATCGGAAGGTCAAGGTTTTTTCCCAATTCTTCGACAACATGAAGCAGAGGGGTCTGATCTCCAACGGGTCTAAGGCTCTCTCCATCGGAGCCCGGGTCGGGCAGGAAGTCGCGGCTCTGAAACGGGTCGGGGTGAATGACTCGGTGGGGATCGATCTGGTTCCCAGCCCTCCTCTGGTGCTCAAGGGAGATTTCCATCACCAACCCTTCGACGATGAGACTTTCGACTTCGAGTTCTCCAACGTGTTCGACCACGCGCTTTATCCGCGGAAGTTCGTCGGGGAGATCGAACGGACGCTGAAGCACGGCGGGATCTGCGTGCTACACGTTTTGCTGTCTCGACGTGCGGATAAGTATTCCGCCAACGATCTGTACAGTGTGAAGCCATTGGAGAAGCTGTTCAAGCAATCGGAGCTCGTCGAGGTAAGGACTATTGATGGATTTGGGTTAGATACTGAAGTTGTTTTCAAGAAAAAATAG
- the LOC140880451 gene encoding MA3 DOMAIN-CONTAINING TRANSLATION REGULATORY FACTOR 1-like — protein MANNEGFLTEGQREMLKIASQNAEVMSSLSLSSSPKSPGPRSPGQNSSVLSEHHFVKVPGGGQSAAAGGIAVRHVRRSHSGKFIRVKKDGAGGKGTWGKLIDTDGVSCIDRKDPNYDSGEEPYELVGSNVSDPLDEYKKAVVSIIEEYFSTGDVDMAASDLRELGSSQYHPYIIKRLVSMALDRHDKEKEMASVLLSALYADVISPTQISQGFLMLLESADDLAVDILDTVDILAIFFARAVVDEILPPAFITKVRKILPVASKGSEVLQTAEKSYLSAPHHAELIERRWGGSTHLTVDEVKKKISDLLREYVESGDTSEACRCIRQLGVSFFHHEVVKRALVLAMEIQAAEPLILKLLKEAADEGLISSSQMVKGITRLAESLDDLALDIPSAKKFFQTLVPQAISDGWLDASYLKSSDRDGIQPEKVDENLRHYKEEVVTIIHEYFLSDDIPELIRNLEDLGMSKYNPVFLKKLITLAMDRKNREKEMASVLLSVLHIEIFSTEDIVNGFVMLLESAEDTALDILDASNELAFFLARAVIDDVLAPLNLEEIASRLPPNSSGSETVRMARSLIAARHAGERILRCWGGGTGWAVEDAKDKIQKLLEEYESGGVVNEACQCIRDLDMPFFNHEVVKRALVMAMEKKNDRILDLLQACFSEGLITINQMSKGFSRIKDGLEDLALDIPNAKDKFKSYVEHARERGWLLPSFG, from the exons ATGGCTAACAACGAGGGGTTTCTGACCGAGGGGCAGCGGGAGATGCTGAAAATTGCATCCCAAAATGCGGAGGTGATGTCATCATTATCATTGTCTTCGTCGCCCAAATCTCCAGGTCCGAGGTCTCCCGGTCAGAACTCGTCCGTGCTTTCTGAGCATCATTTCGTCAAGGTTCCAGGCGGAGGGCAGTCAGCGGCGGCCGGTGGCATAGCAGTTAGGCACGTGCGCCGATCTCACTCTGGGAAATTTATTAGAGTAAAGAAGG ATGGTGCTGGTGGCAAAGGCACATGGGGAAAGCTGATTGATACTGATGGCGTATCTTGTATTGACCGGAAAGATCCTAACTATGACAGTGGCGAG GAACCCTATGAGCTAGTTGGATCAAATGTATCTGATCCTCTCGATGAATACAAAAAAGCTGTGGTCTCCATCATAGAGGAATACTTTAGCACCGGTGATGTAGACATGGCTGCTTCTGATCTTAGAGAACTAGGATCGAGCCAGTACCATCCCTACATCATTAAACGCCTAGTTTCTATGGCCTTGGACAGACATGACAAAGAGAAGGAGATGGCTTCGGTTTTGTTGTCTGCTCTGTATGCCGATGTAATCAGTCCTACCCAAATTAGCCAGGGGTTTTTGATGCTGCTTGAATCTGCAGATGACTTGGCAGTGGACATACTGGATACTGTTGATATTCTTGCTATATTCTTTGCTCGAGCAGTGGTGGATGAAATTCTACCCCCGGCTTTCATTACCAAGGTCAGAAAAATACTTCCAGTGGCCTCCAAGGGATCGGAGGTGCTGCAAACTGCTGAGAAAAGCTATCTCTCCGCACCCCACCATGCTGAACTTATAGAAAGACGCTGGGGTGGAAGTACACACCTTACTGTTGATGAGGTGAAAAAAAAGATATCTGACCTTCTAAGAGAATACGTGGAGAGTGGTGATACTTCTGAAGCCTGTAGATGTATCAGACAATTAGGTGTTTCATTTTTCCATCACGAAGTTGTTAAAAGAGCATTAGTTCTAGCCATGGAGATCCAGGCTGCGGAGCCACTTATTTTGAAGCTGTTAAAGGAAGCGGCAGATGAGGGTTTAATAAGTTCAAGTCAGATGGTGAAAGGTATTACTCGACTAGCTGAGAGCCTTGATGATCTCGCCCTTGATATTCCTTCAGCAAAAAAATTCTTTCAAACCCTTGTTCCCCAGGCAATATCTGATGGATGGCTTGATGCATCTTACCTAAAATCATCGGACAGGGATGGGATTCAACCAGAGAAAGTTGATGAAAACTTGAGGCATTACAAGGAAGAGGTTGTTACCATAATTCATGAATACTTCCTCTCAGATGATATTCCAGAACTAATTCGAAACCTGGAAGATCTAGGTATGAGCAAATATAACCCAGTTTTTCTCAAGAAGCTTATCACCCTAGCCATGGATCGAAAAAACCGGGAGAAAGAAATGGCCTCTGTTTTACTCTCTGTGCTTCATATAGAGATCTTCTCGACCGAAGACATAGTTAATGGGTTTGTTATGCTGCTAGAATCTGCGGAAGACACAGCACTCGACATTTTAGATGCGTCGAATGAACTTGCCTTTTTCCTGGCAAGGGCCGTTATAGACGATGTCCTTGCTCCACTAAATTTGGAAGAGATTGCCAGTAGGCTGCCTCCAAATAGTAGTGGCAGTGAAACTGTTCGTATGGCACGATCACTCATAGCAGCACGTCATGCTGGGGAGAGGATCCTGAGGTGCTGGGGTGGTGGCACCGGCTGGGCCGTGGAAGATGCAAAGGACAAGATTCAGAAGCTTCTCGAGGAATATGAAAGCGGTGGAGTCGTTAATGAAGCTTGTCAATGCATTCGTGATCTGGACATGCCTTTCTTCAATCATGAGGTGGTGAAGAGAGCATTAGTTATGGCAATGGAGAAGAAAAATGACAGGATATTGGATTTGCTTCAAGCATGCTTTAGTGAGGGGTTGATCACTATCAATCAGATGAGCAAAGGATTCAGTAGGATCAAAGACGGGCTCGAAGATCTTGCTCTCGACATTCCAAACGCTAAGGACAAATTCAAAAGCTATGTGGAGCATGCCCGGGAACGAGGTTGGCTCTTGCCATCATTTGGTTAG